The sequence AGAGAGCAGCTAAAGGAAGCGAAACATCCTATAGAGAGGTTGTATTACTTAGTTCAGTTGTACAAAACAGAGTCTATCGGAGGGTATACTTATAAGAAGAACCAAGTCGCTTGGGAGACGTTGGCAGAGATAAAGAAAGTGGGCAGAGTTCCTGCCATAGGTCTTGAGTTTTTGTACTTGTTTGGATTGGACTGCGTGTTTGGGGGTTTAAAAGACCTGGGTAAGGAATTGCTACAAAAGTGTATAGATGCTACCCCTCAGTATCCTGATCCTTACTTTGGCATGATGGCTTTGTACGAAAGATCATGCGATTGGGATGAGCTAATCGAGTGGGGAGAAAAGTTTTTTAAAGTCTTAGATGAAGCTATGAAAAATGTAGAGAATTTTGATTGGACTATCATGTCTTTTAAGCAAGTGCCTTTGGCACACATTTTGATGGCTCGTGCAATGTTGAAAAGAAAAGATTTTGAAGGGTTCAATAATCATATTTCCCTTGCATTTGGTGAAGATGAGAACATTACTATTGATAAAAAGAATTTGTATGTTTTGTTGAACGATATTAAAGAGGGTGTTGAAGATAAAAAAGACAGCCTCACGGCAGATAAGGAAGAGTGGGAAAAGGTATTACCCGGGTTTAAAGTTATGGTTGAAGGTGTAGAAAAATCAGGAATTGTTATTTATTATGACAACATCGTTGAAAAAATTGCTGAATTAGAAGTGGAAGTCGATGAAAACTTGTTAGATAAATTATCTTGTAGAAATGAACTTTCAAAATACATAATAAAGAAGATGAAGACATCAGAAGACCAACTTTTAGATTTTATCACTAAAGATGATTATCTTAATTTTGTAGAAAAAAACGGTATACCTGGAATTTTGCTTTTTTATTCAGTTTTGCAAAACACAAAAGATACTGTTGATACGTTGAAGACCCTTTCTACTTTAAGAAAGATTGAAGACGAAAAGATTCAAGGGGTTTTATACGCCTTATTAGGGGATTGTTATCTGAGATTGAAAAGGTTCAAAGAAGCTCTGACTCAGTATAAAAAGTCTTTAGAAATACTTCCTGATCTTTCACGGTTTATTAAGCCTATAATTGAGGATTTGAGCACTAAGTTGGACCCTGAGATGGATGGGGTTTACGAAGAGATATATGCCCATTTTGCTTCTGGGAAAGAATTCATTTTCGATATTATGGGGTACATTGGGCAAGAGAATGCACAAAAACTTTATCTTATTTCTGATGCTCCATTGGCTTTGTATATTTCGGGGATATCTTTTATTCAAAAAGATCCACAAAAGGCTGAAATGTTGTTGAAAAAAGTAGAAAATATAGAAGAATTTCCTTTTTATTATTATAGGCTTGCTAAGATATATGAAAAAAAAGATATTAAAAAAGCCTTTGATTTGCATCTAAAAGCTGTAGAAGAGAATAACAAACTTGCTGATATATCGTTTGGCAGATACAGTTATTCTGGGCTTTATCCAAATACTCAGATTAGTTTTATGAAAAGTGACGATGAAATGATTTGGGTGGGGAATATTTCCGAAAAGTTTTCCCAGTTAGGAATTATTCATCCCATTCGAAGTTGGAAGAGATCAGATACTTTGATGTACGCTTCCCCTTATCCTTCTGATGAGGCTTTGAGGATTTACGAAGAGCGTGAGAAAGGAGCTTACAAGTCTATTCCTTTGGAGATCAAAAAGGAAATTATTTTAAAGGGGCTAATTGATAGCGGTTTTAAAGATGTCAAGGTTCTTGGAGTTGATAAAGAGAAGTATGAAAGTGTTTTTGAAGATTTGGGTGTTTCTGTAAAAGATAATTCTAACAATATTTTAATTGTAGGAGAGTTTGAGAAAAATTATAATGTGAGTGATATTTTAAAGAAAGCAAGAAATGTTTTAGCCTTTGTGTATGTTCCTGATTTAAAGGATAGAGAGAACGTGGTTTGGTTTATTCCAAAGTTTAGGGTGCTTAGAACAACGAGCCAGTTGATTTCGTTATTTGAGAAAGAAGGGTTTAAGGTTTCAAAGGTTGAGGCTATCGATGGAAATTTGAGATGTTTTCAAGCTTATAAAGAGTAATTTTTACTTTCATTGACAAGATTTAAAATATATTGTATAATAGTTTAGAAGAGTTTTGGGGCGCTTAGCTCAGTGGGAGAGCGTCTGCTTCACGCGCAGAAGGTCGTAGGTTCAAACCCTACAGCGCCCACCACTTTTTTGTACTTCTTTAAGTTTTTTCAGCTTTCCGCATACCTCCAGGTACTCACTCAAGAATCTAAGAAAGATAAATTTTTTATTAAAAAAATATAAATATTTTTTTAATTTGCTTTCTTCAGTAATAATATATCATCAAAAAATACCATAAATACCTAATTTTAAGCATTTTCAACAAAAAATTTTAAAATTTTGCGAATTTGCAAGTTTTGTGTATAATCGAAAAAAGTGAGTAAATATATTCATTACCATTTATTAGCAATAATGAAATATATTTCATTGAATTGTTTACTATGAAGATAATTTCTTGTTGTTTGTTCTTTCTTAAGTATACCGGGGAAAAGCCAAAAGGAGGAGGTAACCATGCGAGACTCTATTGAATTAACCCAAGAAAATTATGTTGACAGCATAATTGAAAGGGTAGTTGTAAAGAATCCTGGAGAAACTGAGTTTCACCAGGCGGTACGTGAGGTTCTTGAAAGTATAAAACCAGTTGTTGAACTGTATCCTGAATTTGAGAAAGACGGGATTTTAGAAAGGTTAACTGAGCCTGAAAGGCAGATTATCTTTCGCGTTCCATGGGTAGATGATCAAGGTAACGTTCATGTTAATAGGGGATACAGAATTGAATTTAACTCCGCATTAGGGCCTTATAAAGGGGGATTGCGTTTTCATCCCACTGTATACCCAGGAATCATGAAGTTTCTTGCATTTGAACAAACTTTCAAAAATGCTTTAACTGGAAGGCCTATAGGTGGAGCAAAAGGTGGCAGTGACTTCGATCCAAAGGGGAAGTCAGATTCCGAAGTTATGAGATTTTGTCAAAGTTTTATGACTGAATTATATAGACATATAGGGGCACAAACGGATATTCCAGCAGGAGATATAGGTGTTGGGAACAGAGAAATAGGGTATCTCTTTGGTCAATACAAAAGAATTACCAACCGTTTTGAAGCTGGCACCCTAACAGGAAAAGGTGTAGACTGGGGTGGAAGTTTAGCGAGAACAGAAGCAACAGGTTATGGATTGGTTTATTTTGTTGAAGAAATGCTAAAAGATGTTGGTGAAACATTTGAAGACAAGAAGGTAGTAGTTTCTGGATCTGGAAACGTGGCTATTTACACGGCTCAAAAAGTTTTAGAACTCGGTGGAAAGGTTATAGCCCTTAGTGATTCTGACGGAATGGTATACGATCCACAAGGAATAGATTTAAATTCTGTAATTGATATAAAAGAAAAAAGAAGAGGAAGAATAGTTGAGTATCTCAAAACTTATCCTTCGGCAGAGTATAACGATAATAGTAAAAATATTTGGAAAATTGAATGTGATATTGCCTTCCCATGTGCCACTCAAAACGAAATTGATATAGAAGAAGCAAAAACACTTGTGAATAACGGTGTTTTAGTGGTAGCAGAAGGCGCTAATATGCCGTGCACCCCAGAAGCTATTGAATGTTTCCAAAAAAATAACGTTATGTTTGCCCCAGCTAAAGCTGCCAACGCTGGCGGTGTTGCTACCTCTGCCTTAGAAATGACTCAAAATAGTATGTGGGAGTCTTGGAGTTTTGAAGAGGTAGATAAAAAACTACAAGAGATAATGAAGAACATCTACAGTAGTATAAAGACGACAGCTGAAGAGTACAAGAAAGACGGAGACCTTGTTTTTGGGGCTAATGTGACAGCTTTTCTAAAGGTAGCAAGAGCGATGATGGATCAAGGGATCGTTTAAAAATACCCCCAGCAGGGGGTATTTTTTAAAGCTTTCCTAATTCTTTGAAGATCTCTTTTACTACTTTTATATCTTGACTATGCTCGGGATCATCTCCAGGGGTTTCAAGTATCAGAGGTAGTTTAGATATTTCATCGAAAGAGAGGAAGGTTTTAAATCCTTCTTTTCCTATGTATCCTTTGCCTATAAATTCGTGTCTGTCTTTAGCAGCGCCTACGTCATATTTTGAGTCGTTTAGATGGATCATTTTTAGTTTATTTAAGCCGATGTATTTGTCAATTTCGTCTAATAGTCTTTGTACCTCTTCTTTTTTTCTTATGTCATAGTTTGAGTCGAATCCATGGCAGGTATCGTAGGTTATGCCTAATCTTTCTTTCCATGGTGAGTTTTTTATTATTTTTCCCAATTGTTCCATGGAGTATCCTATGTTTGAACCTTTTTGTGCAACGTTTTCGAGCAAGATAGTTACTCTTGTATTCTGGACTTCTTTGAAGATGGTATCTAACCCTTCTAATATTTTGTTTATGCCGAATTCTTCTCCTTCGCCTAAATGGCTTCCTGGGTGGAAGTTGTAGTGGTGTATTCCTAATTGGTCTGTGGCTTTTATTTCTTCTATCATTGCATTTATGGATTTTTCTCTGATGTCGTCTTTTGGAGAGGCGAGGTTTATTAAGTAGCTTGAATGAACTAAGACGTCTTCAAAATTTATGTTGAATTCGTTCATTGCGTTTTTGAAGCCTTCTACATCGCTTTCTTTTGGTGGGTTTACTTTCCAAACCCGTGGTGAACTTGTGAAGATTTGGAAGGTGTTGCCTCCAATGTTTGCTGTGTCAGGAGGGACTTTTTTGAAGCCTTTTGAGATTTTCATATGTGCGCCGATTTTTATCATTTTTTTTCACTCCTAGTCTTTTGATATGCGGCCCTTTCCCCCGCACCCCACCCATCTAAGGAAAGGAGGGCTTCGCCCTTAAACCCCACCCTATACCCATTCTATATCATTTTGTAATATTTTCTTTGCTATTTCTTTGTCGAGGTTTGCGATAACACCTATGTTAGCGAATATGTAATTTTTGTCGTAGGCGAAGGTTACCTCTTTTGATGGTAGTAATAGGTCATCTGAATTTTTTAGCTGCTTTAAGCTTTCAAATATTTCCTTTTTGTATTTCGACCTTGATAGTATTCCTCCGGTGCCAAAGATGATTTTAACCGCGGTTAGATCTTTTCCCTGAGCCACCTTTTTTCTTCCGGTGGGAGTAAAGATGTAATCAATTCTTCCAGCGTGTCTTTTTAGGGATGTCAAGAAACAAAACTTTGCCAAGTAAGTTGCAAATTTTTCTTGTTCATCGTTTTGTGGATAAGGGGATAGATTTTTTAGTATCTCTTCGTAGTTTTCAAAGTCCTTTTTTATTTGTTCTTTGCCTATCATTTCAACTACGTTATGTGCGTTTATGTATATTCCCATGTCTCCATCGACTGTTCTTTTAGAACGGGGTTGTGGAGATACTAAAATCTTTTGAATTTCTGGTGAGCCATCGGTAACAGAGTCTATATCAGTAGTAGCTCCTCCAATGTCAACTGTTAGAACATCTCCATACAGTTCATTTAGTAATTCAGTGGTGTTCATAACAGCCGCAGGGGTAGGAATGACTTCTTCATCCACTACATCATAGATTTTTTCCATACCTGGGGCATGAATTATGTGTTTTGAGAAAACCTCTTGGATTATTTTTCTTGCCGGTTCAACGTTGAGGTGATCTATTTTAGGGTAGACGTTTTCTGTTATGATTATATTTTTGTTCTTTTCTTTGAAGATTTCTTCTATTTCTTCTTTTACAGCAGTGTTTCCTGCGTATATTATGGGGATGTCTAAAGGCAAGTTAGAGAGTAATTCAGCGTTGTAAAGAACGGTTTCTTCTTCTCCGTAATCGACTCCACCTGATAAGAGAATCAATTTCGGCTTAATCTTTAAAATTTGCTTCAAATGGGTTTCTCTAAGTTTGCCGGATGTGATATATTTTAAAATAGCCCCAGCCCCTAACGCCGCTTCTTTCGCTGCCCTGACTGTCATATCGAATACCAATCCATGGACCGTCATACTTAGCCCACCGGCAGCAGAAGAGGTTGCTAAAAATTTTTCCCAACTTATTTTATCATTAGCTTTTTCTTCCATATTTTTTAGTGCCTTTTCTATTCCAATGGTTACATCACCTTTGTCTATGGTTGTGTAACTTTCTGTTTGAGCTATTAGTTTAACGCTCTTTTCCATGAGCTGGTAAGCTGTGATCACGGTTGTTGTACTTCCTATCTCAGCTACTAATAAATCAATTTTCATACTCTTTCCGTCTCCAAATCCGTTAGGAACTTTTTAAGTATTTCAACCGCCTTTTGCAAATCATTCATAGAGGCTGCAAAAGAAAGTCTGATGTG is a genomic window of Petrotoga miotherma DSM 10691 containing:
- a CDS encoding glycosyltransferase gives rise to the protein MSSDNEKLLSVAMIVKDEEANIRRALEAIKDVADEIIVVDTGSTDRTPQIVKEYTDKLYFHEWQNDFSEARNYSLKFPTCEWVLIYDADEEVSEAFKRNIREFLKKQAKDVNTVYIPTISYMDIDCTRTEVASTPRIFRKGTIEYKNVVHNQAIYKPKVVRGNFPILHYGYIWTRVLKRKKYERTSTLIREQLKEAKHPIERLYYLVQLYKTESIGGYTYKKNQVAWETLAEIKKVGRVPAIGLEFLYLFGLDCVFGGLKDLGKELLQKCIDATPQYPDPYFGMMALYERSCDWDELIEWGEKFFKVLDEAMKNVENFDWTIMSFKQVPLAHILMARAMLKRKDFEGFNNHISLAFGEDENITIDKKNLYVLLNDIKEGVEDKKDSLTADKEEWEKVLPGFKVMVEGVEKSGIVIYYDNIVEKIAELEVEVDENLLDKLSCRNELSKYIIKKMKTSEDQLLDFITKDDYLNFVEKNGIPGILLFYSVLQNTKDTVDTLKTLSTLRKIEDEKIQGVLYALLGDCYLRLKRFKEALTQYKKSLEILPDLSRFIKPIIEDLSTKLDPEMDGVYEEIYAHFASGKEFIFDIMGYIGQENAQKLYLISDAPLALYISGISFIQKDPQKAEMLLKKVENIEEFPFYYYRLAKIYEKKDIKKAFDLHLKAVEENNKLADISFGRYSYSGLYPNTQISFMKSDDEMIWVGNISEKFSQLGIIHPIRSWKRSDTLMYASPYPSDEALRIYEEREKGAYKSIPLEIKKEIILKGLIDSGFKDVKVLGVDKEKYESVFEDLGVSVKDNSNNILIVGEFEKNYNVSDILKKARNVLAFVYVPDLKDRENVVWFIPKFRVLRTTSQLISLFEKEGFKVSKVEAIDGNLRCFQAYKE
- the gdhA gene encoding NADP-specific glutamate dehydrogenase, which produces MRDSIELTQENYVDSIIERVVVKNPGETEFHQAVREVLESIKPVVELYPEFEKDGILERLTEPERQIIFRVPWVDDQGNVHVNRGYRIEFNSALGPYKGGLRFHPTVYPGIMKFLAFEQTFKNALTGRPIGGAKGGSDFDPKGKSDSEVMRFCQSFMTELYRHIGAQTDIPAGDIGVGNREIGYLFGQYKRITNRFEAGTLTGKGVDWGGSLARTEATGYGLVYFVEEMLKDVGETFEDKKVVVSGSGNVAIYTAQKVLELGGKVIALSDSDGMVYDPQGIDLNSVIDIKEKRRGRIVEYLKTYPSAEYNDNSKNIWKIECDIAFPCATQNEIDIEEAKTLVNNGVLVVAEGANMPCTPEAIECFQKNNVMFAPAKAANAGGVATSALEMTQNSMWESWSFEEVDKKLQEIMKNIYSSIKTTAEEYKKDGDLVFGANVTAFLKVARAMMDQGIV
- a CDS encoding deoxyribonuclease IV — its product is MIKIGAHMKISKGFKKVPPDTANIGGNTFQIFTSSPRVWKVNPPKESDVEGFKNAMNEFNINFEDVLVHSSYLINLASPKDDIREKSINAMIEEIKATDQLGIHHYNFHPGSHLGEGEEFGINKILEGLDTIFKEVQNTRVTILLENVAQKGSNIGYSMEQLGKIIKNSPWKERLGITYDTCHGFDSNYDIRKKEEVQRLLDEIDKYIGLNKLKMIHLNDSKYDVGAAKDRHEFIGKGYIGKEGFKTFLSFDEISKLPLILETPGDDPEHSQDIKVVKEIFKELGKL
- a CDS encoding GlmL-related ornithine degradation protein, with the translated sequence MKIDLLVAEIGSTTTVITAYQLMEKSVKLIAQTESYTTIDKGDVTIGIEKALKNMEEKANDKISWEKFLATSSAAGGLSMTVHGLVFDMTVRAAKEAALGAGAILKYITSGKLRETHLKQILKIKPKLILLSGGVDYGEEETVLYNAELLSNLPLDIPIIYAGNTAVKEEIEEIFKEKNKNIIITENVYPKIDHLNVEPARKIIQEVFSKHIIHAPGMEKIYDVVDEEVIPTPAAVMNTTELLNELYGDVLTVDIGGATTDIDSVTDGSPEIQKILVSPQPRSKRTVDGDMGIYINAHNVVEMIGKEQIKKDFENYEEILKNLSPYPQNDEQEKFATYLAKFCFLTSLKRHAGRIDYIFTPTGRKKVAQGKDLTAVKIIFGTGGILSRSKYKKEIFESLKQLKNSDDLLLPSKEVTFAYDKNYIFANIGVIANLDKEIAKKILQNDIEWV